A DNA window from Drosophila sechellia strain sech25 chromosome X, ASM438219v1, whole genome shotgun sequence contains the following coding sequences:
- the LOC116802121 gene encoding uncharacterized protein LOC116802121, giving the protein MRFCLLFFLALSCCLLQFSVAGVNLVRGLEAAGHHRNSTGSPPPRGAPPPPRTTTASSSG; this is encoded by the exons ATGCGTTTCTGTCTACTGTTCTTTTTGGCCCTGAGCTGCTGTCTGCTG CAATTCTCCGTGGCTGGAGTGAATTTGGTGCGCGGACTGGAGGCTGCCGGTCATCATCGCAACTCCACCGGCTCACCACCACCGCGTGGTGCTCCTCCACCACCTCGGACCACCACCGCCAGCTCTTCGGGTTAA
- the LOC6618986 gene encoding uncharacterized protein LOC6618986: MEYNIVIFLALTCILFMGQSCLAAPSADDLAKFDEMERSIKELTSSILALSEATPGFRPGANNVWPEELHA, encoded by the exons ATGGAATAcaatattgttatttttctggCCCTGACTTGTATCCTATTTATGGGCCAGAGTTGCTTGGCGGCTCCCTCGGCCGAtgatttggccaaatttgATGAAATGGAACGTTCCATCAAGGAGCTGACCAGTTCAATCCTGGCCTTGAGTGAAGCTACCCCCG GCTTTAGACCCGGTGCTAATAATGTTTGGCCTGAAGAACTTCATGCTTAA
- the LOC116802152 gene encoding uncharacterized protein LOC116802152: MNISLVVLGLFLTFFFSSQTPTSAFFVPPPPDIFCKYFPNFIFCDKNNNGGSDGSGNSTSPATPVTPGNSTSNGTTPAGGIPRSLTPPFEVFSDLMHG; this comes from the exons ATGAATATTTCCCTAGTCGTTCTTGGCCTCTTTTTGACTTTCTTCTTCAGTTCACAAACGCCAACATCAGCT tttttcgtTCCACCGCCACCGGATATTTTCTGCAAATATTTCcctaattttattttttgtgacaaaaataataatggagGATCAGATGGATCGGGGAACTCGACATCACCTGCAACACCTGTAACACCTGGAAATTCAACCAGCAATGGAACTACACCAGCAGGGGGCATACCCCGTTCTTTGACTCCACCATTTGAAGTTTTTTCTGACCTGATGCATGGATAA
- the LOC6618983 gene encoding protein phosphatase PTC7 homolog — MDVETSLDIEGTLRTIQQAIISCCEQLLEIATILTNKGGQILRRLRGASVPEPFQNSQNIGDGSMSENPYQRLNPMIDAQYSILGSENLVGEGDYLRLENNINNQLPRLVSVTCGFAKDHIRYPEYNRGKFGEDAWFMSSSPQAYIMGVADGVGGWRNYGVDPGKFSMSLMRSCERISHAPDFEPKRPEILLERGYCDLLDQKCSIVGSCTACILSFNRDNNTLYAANIGDSGFLVVRSGKVVCRSQEQQHQFNTPYQLASPPPGYEFHVLSDGPESADTIKFPMQQGDVILLATDGVYDNVLESVLVEVLTEMSGISNSVQLQMAANTVALMARTLSFNRNHDSPFSQNARKLNIDAWGGKPDDITVLLAIVV; from the coding sequence ATGGATGTCGAAACAAGTCTGGATATCGAAGGAACTCTCCGAACGATTCAGCAAGCCATCATCAGTTGCTGCGAGCAACTGCTTGAAATAGCCACGATTTTAACCAATAAAGGTGGCCAGATATTGCGCCGTTTGAGGGGAGCATCAGTCCCGGAGCCCTTCCAAAATAGTCAAAATATCGGTGATGGTTCAATGTCTGAAAATCCTTATCAAAGGCTCAATCCCATGATAGATGCACAATATAGTATATTAGGATCCGAAAACTTGGTTGGCGAGGGTGACTACTTGCGGCTGGAGAATAATATCAACAATCAACTTCCGCGTCTTGTAAGCGTGACTTGCGGCTTTGCCAAGGATCACATAAGATATCCGGAATATAATCGTGGAAAGTTTGGTGAGGATGCCTGGTTCATGTCCTCCAGTCCACAGGCGTATATAATGGGCGTGGCCGATGGAGTGGGCGGTTGGCGAAATTATGGCGTTGATCCCGGAAAATTCAGTATGTCCCTTATGCGATCCTGTGAACGAATATCACATGCTCCCGATTTTGAGCCGAAAAGACCGGAAATACTGCTGGAACGAGGCTATTGTGATCTCCTAGACCAAAAGTGTTCCATTGTTGGCAGCTGTACAGCATgtattttatcttttaatcGAGATAATAACACCTTATATGCAGCAAATATTGGAGACAGTGGTTTTTTGGTGGTGCGATCTGGTAAGGTGGTTTGCCGGTCCCAGGAACAGCAGCATCAATTTAACACCCCTTATCAATTGGCATCGCCGCCTCCGGGTTATGAATTCCATGTACTATCGGATGGACCCGAATCGGCGGATACCATTAAATTCCCGATGCAACAGGGCGACGTCATTCTGCTGGCCACCGATGGGGTCTACGATAATGTACTTGAAAGCGTTCTCGTGGAGGTTCTTACGGAAATGTCTGGCATATCGAATTCCGTACAGCTTCAAATGGCCGCCAATACGGTGGCTCTAATGGCGCGTACTTTGAGCTTCAATCGGAATCACGATTCTCCATTTAGTCAAAATGCCCGGAAACTCAACATCGATGCATGGGGTGGAAAACCGGATGACATTACGGTCCTATTGGCCATTGTCGTCTAG
- the LOC116802132 gene encoding uncharacterized protein LOC116802132, producing MKITIAILGLFVAFICTQQSPTTACDIQAVYNQTIKYCEINFFANIFLCTGLSYGVSNEKFIQTLQSQRQILCAIPFFAEICKVCDFSTIVSNDQNAKISSGNSTADATRTLKLSDLTR from the exons ATGAAAATTACCATTGCAATTCTAGGACTTTTTGTGGCATTTATCTGCACCCAGCAATCGCCAACCACAGCA TGTGATATCCAAGCAGTTTATAATCAAACCATAAAGTACTGCGAAATCAACTTCTTTGCGAACATATTCTTGTGTACCGGCTTGTCTTAC GGTGTCAGCAACGAGAAATTTATTCAGACGCTCCAGTCGCAACGGCAGATCTTGTGTGCAATACCATTTTTTGCTGAAATTTGCAAAGTCTGCGATTTTTCGACGATTGTCTCAAATGATCAGAATGCTAAGATTTCAAGCGGAAATTCAACTGCAGACGCCACCCGAACTTTGAAGCTTTCTGATCTAACACGTTAA
- the LOC6618985 gene encoding uncharacterized protein LOC6618985, protein MAFLFKLLTLLAVAAIFIQMTLALEFMDEDFLANDDGHHLDEESAEVPGILTGYTRDTIAHFNPRKVDGGFRQLWERVPLQKVDDIKRR, encoded by the exons AtggcttttctttttaaaCTACTTACCCTCTTGGCAGTGGCCGCCATTTTTATCCAAATG ACACTTGCACTGGAGTTTATGGATGAAGACTTCCTGGCCAACGATGATGGTCATCACTTGGACGAAGAGTCCGCTGAAGTACCTGGAATTTTGACTGGTTATACCAGAGATACGATCGCTCACTTTAATCCTCGCAAAGTAGATGGGGGATTTCGACAATTGTGGGAACGTGTTCCTCTCCAAAAAGTCGATGATATTAAGCGAAGATAG
- the LOC6618984 gene encoding mitochondrial import inner membrane translocase subunit TIM14-3 has translation MQASKVSPSLSDYLPLAGTFVAMGVTTCCVAVQVYRSPNSTKTIGLLRLCFGNLGTERFYSGCFQKRMTHREVSKMLGTKTSPKALWIRRVMLAKDLDRSGSPYLAGKIHKPKNGLLDERNRFR, from the exons ATGCAAGCCAGTAAAGTCTCTCCGTCTCTTAGTGACTATCTACCTCTGGCGGGCACGTTTGTGGCAATGGGCGTGACCACCTGCTGCGTTGCAGTCCAGGTCTACAGATCGCCCAACAGCACCAAGACGATTGGTCTGCTGAGGTTATGTTTTGGAAATCTAGGAACCGAACGCTTTTATAGCGGATGTTTTCAG AAACGGATGACACACCGTGAAGTATCTAAAATGCTGGGTACTAAGACTAGTCCTAAAGCTCTATGGATCCGACGAGTCATGCTGGCTAAAGATCTGGATCGAAGCGGCTCACCATATCTGGCAGGAAAAATCCACAAGCCCAAGAATGGGCTGTTGGACGAAAGAAATCGGTTCAGATAG
- the LOC6618988 gene encoding probable helicase DDB_G0274399, producing the protein MRQSIKYIFALLFALECLSLGDTAPIGEHPDHAGCIRITIIKRPLATTTTTTTTTTTTTTTTTRATTMAG; encoded by the coding sequence ATGAGGCAATCCATAAAGTACATATTTGCACTGTTGTTTGCCCTGGAGTGTTTGAGCCTTGGCGACACGGCTCCCATCGGTGAGCATCCGGATCATGCCGGATGTATACGGATAACGATCATCAAGCGACCTTTGGCCACTACCaccacgacaacaacaacaactacaaccacaacaaccacCACAACCAGAGCCACAACCATGGCTGGTTAA
- the LOC6618987 gene encoding sodium-coupled monocarboxylate transporter 1, which produces MHVEELRASLQSFGWLDYLVFCLMLAICAVIGIYFCLQLRRESRKQKANGSEEAASSAASYLVGGRQMKIFPITMSLISSFISGITLLGTPTEVYLYGAQYMYIMGSLVLMGFCMYYFFLPVFHELNLISTYKYLEQRYNRSLRLFGSVMFIVASLLWLPIVIYVPAIAFNQATGVNIHIVTPIVCVVCIFYTCIGGLKAVVWTDVIQTLIMFGAMALVLIKGTLDIGGPGVVWQKAQETARLEVPNFSADLSERYTFYSLVLGGVAHWLKSNAISQNMIQRYLSLPTLRDARIAIWTFIAGVLAFLMICGYTGLLIYATYSQCDPLETKLAQRNDQLLPLLVMDTLGSYPGLPGVFVAGVFSAALSSLSTGLNSLSAVVLEDFVKTFRKSPLTEGQTAFVMRSVVVVFGIIFVALVFAVEKLGAVLQLTITLSSVANGPLLGIFTAGVMLPWVNSKGALLGGFSSLIVMAWMCVSAQRDLVTGDFVYKRKPYSTMGCNYTFAGEPREFASLALDGAISSGPSAPFRLYRISYLYFTLFGALVTIVVALVTSLLLRETDLDGVDTRLLTPFVRRWLERRRHRRSKIPDPGQKSSNKQETKT; this is translated from the exons ATGCACGTGGAGGAGCTGAGAGCCAGCCTGCAGAGCTTTGGATGGCTGGATTATTTGGTCTTTTGCCTGATGTTGGCCATCTGTGCCGTAATCGGCATATATTTCTGCCTGCAACTGCGCCGAGAGTCCAGGAAACAAAAGGCCAATGGCTCAGAGGAGGCGGCGAGTAGTGCTGCCTCGTATTTGGTTGGAGGCAGGCAGATGAAGATTTTTCCCATCACAATGTCACTGATATCCAG cTTTATATCTGGAATTACTCTTTTGGGTACACCCACAGAGGTTTATCTTTATGGAGCTCAGTACATGTATATTATGGGATCACTGGTTTTAATGGGCTTCTGCATGTACTATTTCTTCCTTCCAGTCTTCCACGAACTCAATTTGATATCCACCTATAAG TATTTGGAACAGCGATATAACAGAAGTTTAAGGCTTTTCGGATCTGTCATGTTCATTGTGGCTTCG CTACTTTGGCTTCCAATTGTGATTTATGTACCGGCTATAGCATTCAATCAGGCCACTGGAGTGAACATCCATATAGTGACGCccattgtgtgtgtggtttGCATTTTCTATACTTGCATTGGAGGTTTGAAGGCGGTGGTTTGGACGGATGTCATCCAAACGTTGATCATGTTCGGTGCGATGGCTTTGGTTTTGATCAAGGGCACACTGGATATCGGCGGGCCTGGAGTTGTGTGGCAGAAAGCCCAAGAAACAGCTCGATTGGAAGTACCCAATTTTAGTGCGGATCTAAGTGAGCGGTATACCTTTTATTCCCTGGTTTTGGGCGGTGTAGCTCATTGGCTGAAGTCAAATGCAATTAGTCAAAATATGATCCAGAGATATTTATCGCTACCCACGCTTCGAGATGCCCGGATAGCAATATGGACTTTTATCGCTGGTGTTTTGGCCTTTTTAATGATTTGCGGCTATACGGGACTTTTGATCTATGCCACCTATTCTCAATGTGATCCTTTGGAAACGAAATTGGCCCAGAGAAACGATCAACTTTTGCCACTTCTGGTAATGGACACTTTGGGCTCATATCCGGGTCTACCAGGAGTATTTGTAGCCGGTGTTTTCAGTGCGGCATTGTCTTCGTTATCGACAGGGTTGAACTCTCTATCTGCAGTCGTTCTGGAAGATTTTGTAAAGACCTTTAGAAAGAGTCCACTGACCGAGGGGCAAACCGCTTTTGTGATGCGCAGTGTGGTCGTTGTATTTGGCATTATATTCGTAGCTCTCGTGTTTGCCGTGGAGAAATTAGGTGCCGTTCTGCAACTGACCATCACTCTTTCGTCGGTGGCAAATGGACCACTCTTGGGTATATTTACCGCCGGAGTTATGTTGCCATGGGTTAATTCAAAGGGAGCTTTGCTCGGAGGATTCAGTTCACTTATTGTTATGGCCTGGATGTGCGTAAGTGCCCAGCGGGATCTGGTCACCGGCGATTTCGTCTATAAGAGGAAACCATATTCAACAATGGGCTGCAATTATACATTCGCAGGAGAACCACGGGAGTTTGCCAGCCTGGCACTAGATGGTGCCATCAG TTCCGGTCCAAGTGCTCCCTTCCGGCTGTATCGCATATCGTATCTCTATTTCACGCTTTTTGGAGCCCTGGTGACGATTGTAGTGGCACTGGTCACAAGTCTCCTGCTCCGGGAGACGGATTTGGATGGAGTGGACACACGTCTGCTCACACCATTTGTGAGACGCTGGTTAGAGCGGCGTCGCCATCGCCGATCAAAGATACCAGATCCTGGTCAAAAGTCCAGCAACAAACAGGAGACGAAAACGTGA